In a single window of the Zea mays cultivar B73 chromosome 5, Zm-B73-REFERENCE-NAM-5.0, whole genome shotgun sequence genome:
- the LOC103626783 gene encoding uncharacterized protein: MPLGSGVDSISTLASEGSLEPAHGDVAVGDLGEVGVVPVPVEATTRRRSPTLSFVGNYSQPHNTQTSAVKEAMAAGTGDPRQLDQLLLLDHYVEEDITNTMPTRCSTLVSIPTPTTVIKAVASATSAKPAASTSPPSPMCALSATDRAPATLSVELDVTIDTPNKCLMMVLDHGAHVCYLLKVCAPATKILDWIGCMQSQKLRSYRGNILGLRPIPWTFFIFVELPIVRYFCLLPELPWAVLAYQCGSSMFVGVVEVAVRLDSSTFHKVADDGEQLGERVAELDVLVSGVEDGLANTILTLPFATQQEILLAMICCSGIGDRKAKLQAQFTQMRLVVRVAQDSLDLLVECCVWFINLLSSESNEVHSYKQSLLNYILLARVYGETLLYKQQPMTIKWYYYWILGIIDVEAHYIVVSAYQYTSLTNVMLRDCWSVPCVIVCSWIFLKAKYGLRNLSGVGVCVAGLILVVFSNVHAFDREKGLNSLTGDLLVIGGSMLHAFSRVTKEYFVHESTRVEVMAMLGVFRAIINGIQISIFKQKELRSTHWTADMWAVLMRTIAYKEKVDVMYFVSFAGTTTGFVIYSYRGSRQNTIETTRVT, translated from the coding sequence ATGCCGCTCGGCTCGGGCGTCGACAGCATCTCCACCCTCGCTAGCGAAGGGTCCCTCGAGCCAGCCCATGGCGATGTGGCCGTAGGCGACCTCGGTGAGGTGGGCGTAGTCCCAGTTCCAGTGGAGGCCACAACCCGGCGTCGAAGCCCGACGCTCAGCTTTGTCGGGAACTACTCGCAACCACACAACACCCAGACTTCCGCTGTCAAGGAGGCCATGGCCGCGGGCACGGGAGACCCCAGGCAGCTCGACCAGCTCTTGCTGCTCGACCACTACGTCGAGGAGGACATCACCAACACCATGCCCACAAGGTGTTCGACACTCGTTTCCATTCCGACACCTACGACCGTCATCAAGGCAGTAGCGTCAGCTACATCAGCGAAGCCTGCTGCGTCGACTTCTCCACCATCTCCTATGTGCGCGTTGTCGGCTACTGACCGTGCACCAGCTACCTTAAGCGTAGAGTTGGATGTAACCATCGACACGCCCAACAAGTGTTTGATGATGGTCCTCGACCATGGTGCTCATGTGTGTTACCTGCTCAAGGTATGTGCTCCTGCTACTAAAATTCTTGATTGGATTGGGTGCATGCAGTCACAAAAACTAAGAAGCTATAGAGGCAATATCCTCGGGTTAAGACCAATTCCATGGACATTCTTCATCTTCGTTGAGTTACCTATAGTGAGGTATTTCTGTTTGTTACCTGAGCTTCCATGGGCAGTATTAGCTTATCAATGTGGCAGCAGTATGTTTGTTGGTGTGGTCGAAGTTGCTGTACGACTTGATTCGTCGACCTTCCATAAAGTTGCAGATGATGGAGAGCAGCTTGGGGAGCGTGTGGCTGAGCTGGATGTACTTGTCAGTGGAGTTGAGGACGGACTGGCAAACACAATCCTGACACTGCCTTTTGCAACTCAGCAGGAGATCCTTCTGGCAATGATTTGTTGTTCAGGTATAGGTGACAGGAAGGCAAAGCTACAGGCACAATTTACACAAATGCGTCTTGTTGTACGAGTGGCACAAGATTCCCTGGATCTTCTTGTAGAATGTTGCGTATGGTTCATCAATCTCCTTTCGTCTGAATCCAATGAAGTGCACAGCTACAAACAATCATTGCTGAATTACATCCTTCTTGCACGTGTTTATGGTGAAACACTGCTATACAAACAACAACCTATGACGATCAAATGGTACTACTACTGGATCCTAGGCATCATTGATGTGGAAGCTCATTACATCGTTGTGTCGGCTTATCAGTACACGTCCTTAACCAATGTGATGCTGCGGGATTGCTGGTCGGTTCCATGTGTCATTGTGTGCAGTTGGATCTTCCTGAAGGCAAAGTATGGGCTGAGGAATTTATCGGGTGTGGGAGTTTGCGTGGCTGGGCTAATTTTGGTCGTATTTTCAAATGTACATGCTTTCGATCGAGAAAAAGGACTCAACTCCTTAACAGGTGATTTGCTTGTCATTGGAGGCTCCATGCTTCATGCCTTCAGCAGGGTTACCAAGGAGTACTTTGTCCACGAAAGCACCAGAGTTGAGGTGATGGCAATGCTAGGTGTTTTTAGAGCAATTATAAATGGTATACAgataagcatattcaaacaaaaaGAGCTCAGATCGACTCATTGGACTGCTGATATGTGGGCTGTTCTAATGCGTACAATCGCTTACAAAGAGAAGGTTGATGTGATGTACTTCGTTTCTTTTGCTGGCACAACAACTGGCTTTGTGATATACTCATACAGGGGCTCAAGGCAGAATACTATAGAGACAACACGAGTTACATAG